In Lodderomyces elongisporus chromosome 1, complete sequence, the DNA window ATCCTTTGGGTGTTTAATGAAATGCACACAATCCAACAACACCGATCCAGAACAATGGATAAATATTCGTTAGACCAGAAACATAGCTCTAAATATACAATGGAGAATgagtttattttatatGAAGTTGCACAAAAGATGATACAGAAAAATACGATTTTGATGCTTGATGAGTTTGTGCTACCTGATATTGCAAGCGCCAATATAATCAAGATTTTGTTTACATTCTATTTCAAGTTGGGTGGGGTATTGGTTGCTACTTCCAATAAACTCCCCGAAGAGCTTTACTCTACACAATTCCACAAgctcaaattcaaaagcTTTGTGGGAATTTTGAATTCAAGATGTAATTCTATTGACATGAAGTCGGGAAAAGATTATCGTACATATTTTGCTAGCGAATCTACACAGGAACCATATTTGGTGGTGAAAAAGGATAATGCAAACgaagagaaagaatggGACACAATGATCAAAACTAAAGCCTTGGGTATATCACCAAATTCACTGGAGATGTCCAAACCTATAAAGGAACTAGGTCGGCCATCAAAAGTTACGGTTTACAATCGAGATACTCATATCCCACTCACCTTCCACAACGACACTATATGTTATTTGGAGTTTGAAGAGATATGTCAAGGTTTAACCTCGGCATCCGATTACATCACCATTGCGTCCAAGTACAGAACAATCATTCTTGACAATGTACCAATTATGACGACGAAAATGAAGAACGAGGCACGGAGGTTTATCACTTTGCTTGATGCCATATATGAAGCGCGATGTCAGTTTTTTATGAGGTCCCAAGTTGATGTTGACTACTTATTCTTTCCCGACGCATTAAAAGTTGAGGATGATAAATTCATTGAGTACTTAAAGATCCATCTCAAATTTGAAGGGAACGAGGATAGGTTAGAAGttcaagatgaagaaatgtTTGCCAAAACTGCCATTGCTATGGAGAATCCATATAGGCCTAATATTGCCTCATATGATCAAGAGAATACCGAGTTTTACAGcgaggaaaaaaattatagaGAAGGTGTagcaagaaaaagcaaTTATGCAAATATTAAAGTTTTTACCGGAGACGATGAAAAGTTTGCCTTTAAGCGAGCTGTGTCAAGAATCAGGGAAATGGTTGGTTCTGATATTTGGAGAAAACAAAGTCGTTGGGTCCCTATAGACGATTCGATGCGACCATGGGAGAATGTATTAAGCAAGAAAGAGGATTATATTAACCGTCAACAAAACTCCAAAATGGAAGATCTGATACGACTCAAACAGTTGTTGGAAGAAAAGTCTGTAAGTgaaattacaaaagagATTAGTGATACTTTGCCGAGACAATATTCTCTGAATCAAACGATTCCGTTTCGGTTGTTTAACTCAAAGATTGCGCCCGTGTTCAGCAGTTTACTGCATTTTTGGGCTATGGGACCATGGAACAGCGAGCAAGGCAAAAGATTAAAGGATAGTATAGGCAAGTCCTGGATACGATCAAGTATTAGAAATGATAAATAGAGTATAGGGATGATAAATGATGGTTTAACTTTTGTATACAGGTAAGTCTTACAATCGATCTATTTGTCTATAAATAGTACTCTAGCTCTCATTTTTGTCTTGTCGCtgatattttttcttctctcactctctctcactctctcactcattctctttctctccccCACACACaagcacttttttttaacgtCTCGTTATTATACATACATCATGAttctgtatttttttttttttgctttggaAAAGTGGAGTCAGGAATCAAAATCCACACATCCgtttttcttcaacactTCATATATCAAACCATCCATCGTGAACAACTCACActttaaaaataataattttttttttcatccttgcctttatattctttgttctttactttacttttccCTTCCTTCCTCCCGTCCCACCTATTTCCATCATTCATCATGAGCATCTTAACAGCAGAAAGATTAGTTAGCCTTgcatataaatatccacaccTCAAAGCAACCTGGTACCTCATTGCTACTGCTTGCTTGACGGTTGTTAACCAGCCACAGGAGATCCCCAAAGTCTACCATTTTGCATTACGTCAGCAATTACTTGAAGACCCCTCCCCCACAGGCACTTCATCATCTAGTTTGCTTACAGACTATCACCTTATAAGGCTTGCGCAGGACTCAATTAATTCGGCAAAAAAGTACCAGGATCTCTCAGCTGTTGGTGTTAATCTTCCTGACGTTTTAATTCCTCATGGCTATTATGAAGAACTTCCACTTGCATTcaagttttccaaaaacgAAGATATACATCACATGCAGGATGAGTTGACTTCGCGATTTAGAGAAgttattttgaaaagtatTGCTCTTAGTGGGTTACCCAAAGCAATCAATGCATTGATGATATTGAAAACTGTGACACCCTCAAATCTTAAACCTGGTGTATACCCAGAAAGACCATGCATTGTTAGACCAGGATATATGCCATCGGCATCCATTATCAGTGAAGATGCGTGCGGCACGAGCTTTGAAGATAACTCAGAAGACACAATCAATGGCCCAGTATCTGAGGCATCTATCAATAGACAACAAATAGTACAGGACTTGGCTAGGGGCTCAAGCTTTTGGCAAAAAGTCTATGGAAAAATAAGCGCAAGAGTTAAGAACCAAATGGCAACGGCATATCCCGACTTATGGGAGTTTGCTTACCTCCACGTGTATGCACCTTTGCTTAGCTTTACAAAGATTATCTCTGCAAAGGAAACATCGCTTTGCGTGGTTGCTTGCTTAATACCACAGGATGTGAACCCTCAGTTGAAAGGACATTTAAAAGGCGCAGTTAATAATGGTGCTACAAAGGAAGAGTTGGAGGATGTTCGAAATCTAGTGTTTAGTATATGTGATTGGAGCGGTGGTGTAAAATGGAAGAATGGTAAAGAAGGCGTAGCTAAATTGTAGCAGCTAGTTAATGGGGAATATAGAGATTTGGTCACTAACACATTAGTGGTTTTAAGATAAATTACGTAtattattctctttttttttaaaaaaaaaaacaaagcaaaataaaaacaacatgAAAATACTTATATAAGTTGGTGTTGGCTTTATGCCTTTAAATATTTACCAATCATTGGTTTCTGTTTCAACGGTTACCCCGgattcctcttttcttcctttttttgaattttgatttgtgattttttttttttttggtttttctaaaaaaaaaattaaatttaaaattaaaaatgaGAATAAGAAATTCGTGTACAAATTCACACAAATCACAAAAGTAGAGACTTCTACCCCATAAATATCAGACACACATACACTGTGTTTGAACAAAGGACCGAGGCTTCACGATAGTAGTGCACAATCTGTTTAGACGATAGCTGATTTCAACTATACAACTGTGGACAAGTTATACAAGCTTTACCTTATTTTGAATTGTGCTATATTCTTTACTACTTTATACACAAAACATCGTGAAATGACTGTTCTCACACCGGAGAGATTGCTCCGATTAGCATATCACTACCCCGATCTTCATGATACATGGTTTTTAATGGCTACCGCGACATTGCTCGAGTTGAACTTGACTGATGATATACCAGCTATCCTCCACTTTGCTTTGAGACAGCAGTTGCTCGACTTTTGCAGCGACGAGGAAATGATTGTGCAAAATGAATACATGCTTAAACTTGCAGAAGATTCGATATTGTCCAGCCAACGGTGCGTGAAGATGTATCCCACCGGTGTCAAATTACCAGATATTTTGATTCCCTATACGTACTATAAAAAGATTCCTTTAACATTCAAATACACCAATGGCGAAGACGTGCGAAGAAAGCAACAGTTGATTGTTGATCAAATGAAAGAAGTGAGCTTAAAACTAGCGTCCATGGTTGGTTTGCCCAAGGTAATCAATGCGTTAACTATATTaaaatcagcaacaccCAGTCGGCTTGTTGACGATTCAAATAAAAGAGGTCTTGAAATTAATATAGTTACAAATGGTGAGCAGAAATTGACTAATGAAAATGGTACAGGTCACACCGCCTCAAGTACTTCCTCCTCATCGCCATCGCCATCGCCATCTCCTACCATGACTAAAAACACATTAGTTGGTTCCATCACCACTGACTCGGTTAATGCTAAACAAGTCAAGTCCAATCTTATTTCAGGCTCAAAGTTATGGAACACAGTATTTTCCAATCTGTTAAGTGAAAAGATTAGAAAGCAAATGCTTAACGCCTACCCTGACTTGTGGTATTATGTCAACAATCACATCTATGCGTACTTGCTTGGCTACAACAAAATACTCACCGATAAGAAAACGTCGTTGGTGTTAGTGGCATGTCTTGTGCCTCAAGAGACCAATCCGCAACTAAAAGGATACTTGAAGGGAGCATTGAATAATGGGGCCACAAAGGATGAAGTTATGAGCACGAGAAATCTTGCTATTAAGATATGTGATTGGAATGAACATACTTGGAAAGAAGGCATTGAGAGCGTGCCCAAGCTATAGCTAGTTAAATAGAGACTAAAGTTATCAAAGAAAGGTATTTTACATGCATAGTATGGTTTAGTGATGGTAAATGTCGGAGCAGACACCTGGTCCAGCTcaatgtgttttttttattagcTTTATATTACTCTACCTCTCagaataaacaaacaaacatatatatatatatatatatgtattaGAATAAGTATCAGTTTGTGCATTCACTTCTAGTGTTTTTTCATCATAATTGGATCCTCGACTGTCTCTTGATCAACAATATCTGCAACccacaaaaaacaaagaaagccATATACACAAATACAGCACCAAACACAGTTTTGGCAACAGCAGGTCCATCCTCGGGGTCATTTATCGATCCCATAAACGATTCACTATTCGTTTGAAACAAGTAACCAATGACTGAAAGAATGGCAATGCCAAATGCAGATGTGACAAAGCAACAGTATGCTTGAAATGTAGACACCACCGGCTTCATATTTTATAACTCTCCTGCTGTGCAATTTAATAGGGtaaaaaggggaaaagtgggggggggaggggtAATTCTAGTGAATTGTTAAAGACCAGATAAACTATGATGTTTCTTGTGCTTTGTAAAGACAATGATATTGgtcaaaaaaatgataaaaaGAACGAAAGATTAATTGAACAAAggaatcttttttttttcttgtttgctttattttactttgttttgttttggttttccttttcaaaacttATCCTTGTCAGTTGTAAAATCTTATGCTTTAGTAAAGTTGAATCTCTATGTTTTGGTTGGATTTGATGTAGATTGCGTGTTTGTAATTTATTGCATTATAGCAGTTTATTGAAGTTGAGTTTGATGGTAGTCGAGTTTATCATTTTCTGTTCTCGTTTATATGCAGGTCTTAAATATTCTAATCATTGTGTCTATATGTATATGattatttattcaaaatGTCTCAATTATATTCTCTcattttttacaaaaattcaattctcctttttcatcctcatcatcatcatcgtcatcatctttttcctttctccaatgtttttctttacaaTAGTTGTAGCTTTAGTTGgaaattttcaactttCTATTTCGATATTTATCGTTTGAAAGGACTTTCTTGTCCATGGCCTTATTATAGATTGACATACAGCAAGTTGTTGTTTACTTGCGACATacccaaaacaaaacaaaacaaaaaaaaagggatgAAAATTGATTGAACAATAAAATTGTAATAGAACTGGGTTATAAAACTTGCATGAGATATTTCACACGTAAGAAGTAAACTTTAGAGACTATTGCcatgaagaaaagattaGCTGCTTAATTCTTACTCAAGATTCTATTTAACTATTTAACTATGAAAATATTAAactatttctcttttgtcttttgtcttttcacGCTTTGAATTGTCTTGTAAACATCCTTCAAGAAGCTCAATCTGTTTGCAACAGTGATTGTATCCTTGAGCCaatcaacatcaatttgCATTAAAGACAGGAGACGATCTTGATCTCTACCAACATTACCACGAGCTGTGATATCATAACGGGGTGTAGTGCCTCCCACCAACGGTTGACAATCTTTATTGCAGCCAATTCGTCCCGAATTTCTACTGCTTCGTTCAGAACCACTTTTATTGGAATTGCCCTTCCTAGCTCCAACTGCTTCCTTGATAAAGCCAGAGTATTTGAACATCTCATCCAATGCATTCTCACACGATGGAGTTGAGGATTTAGGACGTAACTGCGGTGAAAATTCCGATGTAGATTCCAATGTATGTTCCGATGTAGGCTTTGGGGTCTGTTGAGGAGTCTGTTGAGGAGTCTGTTGAAAGTTTGGCTCTAACGAATGTCGACTAGTGTGCATTGATGAGGGTACCGGCAATGGAGTACTGGTTGGGCTTGTTGAAGCTGAGAGAGATGCGCGCGATGAACTCGACGATAAATAATTGGAGTCAGCGGTAGAAGCTTGTACAGTCGGAACTGGTCTCTGTGGTACTGGTGCGTTAATTGTTACCACTGGTGAGTTATCAGCAGTACTTGTGTTTGGACCTGCTGCAACATCGtcaccaccatcattatcattcttattattcttattgTTTACGTCATTAATATCGGGGTTGACTACCGTTGGCGATGGGGATACCAGTGTTGAGAGCAGTAGTTGTCTTGTTGATTCTGAATTTGTGTTGTTTTCGAGTTTCGGTTGTGCATCCGACTCAAAACCCAATTGAGTATTACTAGTGTTGCGAAATTCGCTCTGAGTCTGTCCTTCTAGACTCTTGATAGTTTCCTGATCTTGTTCACCAATGAGTTGTGCTCCCAAAACAGCATATACATTAGCATCAGAACTTTCTCGGGACTCTAGATCAACCTTGTTATTATCATTCCATACTTTTGTGGGTGACTTTGTAGTGGTATCAGTTGATGAAGTGGCAAAAAAGGGAGTATCAGCGGTGGTAGTGGCAGTATCAGCGGTAGTAGTGTTAATAGGAGGGCTGGTGAATGTGGACGGCAGCGTGGCTGTGGGACTTTGCTCTCCTTGGAAATTAGATGCTCGGATACTTTCCAGTGCTAAATTCTTTGAAGATAATGTCTTAGATTTTACCGGAGACGGGGTATTGCTAAGTATGGTTGAATTCAATTTTTGGTACGTATCACTCGGTAGCTTTATTGTATGATTGTAAGACTTTTGAGATCTTTGCATCTGGTTAGTCGATGTATTATAGTTGAATTTAACAATCTTTGTAGGCTTTGGAGTCAGAATCGGTGAAGTTGTATAAGCAGGAGTTGTATCAGGAACTTTAACGGAAGCAAGAACTGAAGCAGAACTTGGTGCAGAATCTCGTGCAGAATCTCGTGCAGAATCTCGTGCAGAATCTTGTGCTGAACCTGGTACAACATCTGGTGCTGAATTTGAAGGGGTTGGGGTGGGACTCGCAGTATGTATTGCTGGTTGCGGACTAGGTGAAACTATTTGgaattggtgttggtaatTGGAGATTGGTTTTGCAGGTTTCTGACTAGAAGTGAATGGTGTTGACGAGTATTCCTCTAATGGGATGGTCAGATAATGTGTGTTGGGGAGTTTCAGCAAAGTATCTTTACTTTGCTGGAAATTTTGCACATTCAAAGAAGATTCAGCATTATGAGCTAATGGTGGGGGTGTTTGATTTGActcttttttcactttGGGCTGACTTTTTCGCTTTCGTTTTCGACTACTATTAGATGGCGGAGACTCTATGGGGAATTGGAATGGTCTGAAAATATCTGGATTCTGGCTTCTTGCCATTGCATATTTAGCTCGATTATATTTTAGCTTGACAAACATTATGGAAATGTGATGTGTTTAactgcaaaaaaaacaacaagaaaaaaaacactataATAAAGTAAAGTCAAAGAGTATATTTGAATCTTGGTCCCTTCCAACAAGAGCACTGGTTTTTCTCGCAAAGACTGTGTGATGTTCTATATCCAATggtgtatatatgtatgtatagaTATACCTATCGTTCCAAGAGAATAAAGGCTGCAATTTGTCACTGTTCTATTTGGTTGTCTAAGAAGCTAcctttttcgtttttgttttcattctttttttttttttctttttgggtTACAAAAGTTTTAGATTCACCAATGTAAGAATAatagaggaggaggagtaGGAAGAAGtgaaaactaaaaaaattaatcaaaatcaaaatcaaaatcaaaatcaaaatcaaaagatcaaaagGAATTAGAGTCACACACACCAGGGGGAAAGAAACAGGGTGAGATTCTTGATTGCGACTGCCCAAAATTAACATACACTAAATTCGCTAGATTCTTCTAAACTTGTTGTCACTTAAAAAAGCAGTGTTAATCAATCAGTCGTATTCATAAGCAATAACAAGAGACATTGCAAGAATGACCACAACACAACTAGTGCCTAATGATAACAGTAGTAAAGAGTTGATAGAGATTGCCGATCAGATCTCGAATATAATTGAGTCATTCATTGAGGTTGGAATTTTAGTCCATGATAATCAGGGTACGCCTCAGTCCAACGCGGCTCTCTCGTCCAAGATGCAACAGTTGACACGACAGCTTAAACATCTCTCGAACGTCGATCCTAAGCTGATTGAAGATTACAAGATCCCTATTGATGTTATTTCGTATGTTGAAGATGGAAGAAACCCCGATATTTATACTAGAGAGTTTGTTGAGGTTTCAGCGAAGCTGAATGCCAGATTGAAAGGTAAAATGCAAggttttgcaaaattgcAAGAAGTGCTTGGTGATAAGTTACAAACCGAATTCCCAAGGTTGGAAAAGGGTGTTGAAAATGTCAAGACCAGAACCTCTGGGTAATATATTGGCAATGTTGGATCTTTGCTTGCttgtctgtttttgttttttcaatattttttttttttggagtttTGAGTTTTGATTTCGGGACTAAAGTGCTTTTTAGCTTGATTGTTTGAGACATCTGCGTGTTATAGCTTTACAAAGGTAAATCACAAACACTCAAGTTTGTTAGGTTGAACATATGGACTGTTTATATTACCAGTGTCCACACCAAGATGTTTGTGGTGTTTACAATAATTTCATTTGGGTGTTTGAGAAATTCCTGtgtgaggttgttgttttggcaTCACCGCAAGCTCGCTGACTTTATAATGTGTGTATTCTACCTCCCTGTCTTCCTTCCACCAATTCTACAATTCAAACTCTGCTACATGGTTGACATTTGGGGACAGGTAATTCAAATGGGAGTCATAATGAGAAATCTGTTTGATTGTTCATCGTTGGTTTCTTGTTATTACCAGTCCCCCTCCCTCACTTGATAGGAGGaaattccaattttttgttgatgcaTCTACTgataagtatatatatatatatagatagcATTTGGAGTCAATGAAGTCATGTATATTGTCGTGTTAACAATAAGCTTCTTGAATCAGCTACGTtgagccaaaaaaaaaagatgttaTTTACTTGTTCGTAATCTAGCCGAAACTCAAAAGcagtttttcctttctctcttttgttctttcttttgttctttcttttcttcgtTCGTTTCGTAATGCAAACAATGTAGACGACTACTTCTTTTTGGAACATTTCcgtctttgtttctttttttgttctttttttgttttttttttccaattgcttttcagttttttctttttcttttttgtgcATAATAGACGTTTAACAAACTATCTGTCATCGCATTTTCAAGCGTTTTATTGATCATTTTAAGAAATGTGTCAAAAGAGGTATGGAGAAGGCTGGCTCGATAAACTGATTTTGATGGTTTGATGTATGGTGATTTTGGTGCGCACAAACTCTAGTCTGGTAGAAACacaaaatttaaaaa includes these proteins:
- the NUT2 gene encoding RNA polymerase II mediator complex subunit (BUSCO:EOG09264V30), with translation MTTTQLVPNDNSSKELIEIADQISNIIESFIEVGILVHDNQGTPQSNAALSSKMQQLTRQLKHLSNVDPKSIEDYKIPIDVISYVEDGRNPDIYTREFVEVSAKSNARLKGKMQGFAKLQEVLGDKLQTEFPRLEKGVENVKTRTSG